A genomic window from Flavobacterium azooxidireducens includes:
- a CDS encoding sugar 3,4-ketoisomerase: MTIKKSVTNCELISIPKIPDTRGNLSVIENDLIPFEIKRVYYLYDVPAGAERGGHAHIEQKEFLIALSGSFDVILNDGQTEKTITLNKPYEGLLITEGIWRELKNFSSGSVCLVLASEVFEEEDYIRVFEDFLESKV; this comes from the coding sequence ATGACTATAAAAAAATCAGTAACTAATTGTGAACTAATTTCAATTCCAAAAATTCCTGATACACGTGGAAATCTATCGGTAATAGAAAATGATTTAATTCCGTTTGAAATCAAACGAGTTTATTATTTATATGACGTACCTGCAGGAGCAGAGCGTGGCGGACACGCACACATTGAGCAAAAAGAATTTTTAATCGCTCTTAGCGGTAGTTTTGATGTGATTTTAAATGATGGACAAACAGAAAAAACGATAACTCTAAACAAGCCTTATGAAGGTTTGTTAATTACTGAAGGAATTTGGCGAGAACTCAAAAATTTTTCTTCCGGTTCTGTTTGTTTGGTTTTGGCTTCTGAGGTTTTTGAAGAAGAAGATTATATTCGAGTTTTTGAAGATTTTTTAGAGTCAAAAGTATAA
- a CDS encoding glycosyltransferase family protein — protein MRILLVGEYSRLHNSLKEGLQKLGHKVIIVSSGDDFKNFESDLSVKATFFSSFWFTRKLRNGLRRFFKFDFEKIERAIRFYLILPKLKGFDHVQLINSDALELNPTISLFFYKKLFSQNKKFSLLVCGDETPVIEYLLKNEMKHSILSPYLNDSSLKNQYNFSLKYVQSNYKKVFNWLKENVNSIIVSDLDYKIPMEKMNYKVNFIPNPINTDKINFSELKINEKVIIFLGINRLSFIKKGIHFFEETLKIIEEKYDDKVEIIITENIPYQQYISLYNKAHIILDQVYAYDQGYNALEAMAKGKVVFTGAEQEFVDYYKLTERVAINALPDVNELVKELSFLIENPQEIIRIGKNARDFIEKEHNYVKIAEKYLEVWEN, from the coding sequence ATGCGAATACTTTTAGTTGGAGAATACAGCCGTTTGCATAATTCCCTAAAAGAAGGGTTACAAAAATTAGGTCACAAAGTAATTATTGTGAGCAGTGGCGATGATTTTAAAAATTTTGAAAGTGATCTTTCAGTTAAAGCAACTTTTTTTTCAAGTTTTTGGTTCACTAGAAAATTGAGAAATGGCCTGAGACGATTTTTTAAATTTGATTTTGAAAAAATTGAAAGAGCTATTCGATTTTATTTAATTTTACCAAAATTAAAAGGATTTGATCATGTTCAATTGATAAATTCTGATGCTTTAGAACTCAATCCTACCATTTCTTTATTCTTTTATAAAAAATTATTTTCACAAAACAAGAAATTTTCTCTTTTGGTTTGTGGCGATGAAACTCCGGTAATTGAATATCTGTTAAAAAACGAAATGAAACATTCCATTTTGAGTCCGTATTTGAATGATTCATCTTTAAAAAATCAGTACAATTTTTCATTAAAATATGTCCAATCCAATTATAAAAAAGTTTTTAATTGGTTGAAAGAGAATGTAAATTCAATTATAGTTTCTGATTTGGATTATAAAATTCCGATGGAAAAGATGAATTACAAAGTAAATTTTATTCCAAACCCAATCAATACAGACAAAATAAATTTTTCTGAATTAAAAATTAATGAGAAAGTGATTATTTTTCTGGGAATTAATCGATTGAGTTTTATCAAAAAAGGCATTCATTTTTTTGAAGAAACGTTAAAAATAATTGAAGAAAAATATGATGATAAAGTAGAAATTATCATCACTGAAAATATTCCTTATCAACAATACATTTCATTGTATAACAAAGCTCACATTATTTTAGACCAAGTTTATGCCTACGATCAAGGTTATAATGCTTTGGAAGCCATGGCAAAAGGAAAAGTTGTTTTCACGGGTGCTGAACAAGAATTTGTTGATTATTATAAATTAACGGAACGAGTTGCTATCAATGCTTTGCCGGATGTGAATGAATTGGTAAAAGAGTTATCATTTTTAATTGAAAACCCTCAAGAAATTATCCGAATTGGAAAAAATGCGAGGGATTTTATTGAAAAGGAACATAATTATGTAAAGATTGCTGAAAAGTATTTGGAGGTTTGGGAGAATTAA
- a CDS encoding gliding motility-associated C-terminal domain-containing protein yields MKRKYNYFLLLWAHFFVFSAMAQDVTFYQQFSGRYDFTLIGNTLNTEENNPTQIFDFLTQSSAELNLSPQQTVLKAYLYWAGSGTGDFDITLNGTEISAERTFSHSRLIFGLPFDFFAASTDITEFIQQNGNGTYTFADIEISEALFQHFPFRTNFSGWAIVIIYEDNSLPINQINLYDGLEGLPTQIDFVLDNLLITNNLNSKIGFLAWEGDTAHQNNENIRINGNIVEELPLNPMNRIFNSTNTITGSSDLYNMDIDVFTLDEFVNIGDTSANLRITSGGDFVLINTVLTKFTTESIDATIEIDWVQVECDNRKIEIDYAVYNLLSNNPLPINTPIAIYANGILVGTTFTTIEITQNQSESNSIIIQIPDTIPSPFELTFSVDDVGDGTGIIIETNEENNDFTVDVNLSISTSLPPIEPFKSCNIGFGRGSFNLEELANQLAEIYEDEISFHENLSDAQLAINSISILSNYQSETPKKLYIRLETNPCSSITSVDLEVRNCPPIVYNFISANEDGFNDYFFIDGLRNIFLNFQIEIYNRWGHLIWKGNQNTEDWRGEVSEEVKWNGDISADGTYFYLLFLNDPDYPKPLQGFLYITY; encoded by the coding sequence ATGAAACGAAAATACAACTATTTTCTGTTATTGTGGGCACATTTTTTTGTATTCTCTGCAATGGCTCAAGATGTAACTTTCTATCAGCAGTTTAGCGGACGATATGATTTTACATTGATTGGAAATACGTTGAACACCGAAGAAAATAATCCAACTCAAATTTTTGATTTTTTAACTCAGTCTAGTGCTGAACTTAATTTAAGTCCGCAACAAACTGTTCTAAAAGCCTATCTCTACTGGGCAGGATCCGGAACAGGAGATTTTGACATTACACTAAATGGTACAGAAATTTCGGCAGAAAGAACCTTTAGCCACTCGCGTTTAATTTTTGGATTACCGTTTGACTTTTTTGCTGCATCTACTGATATTACTGAATTTATTCAACAAAATGGAAACGGCACTTACACCTTTGCTGATATAGAAATTTCTGAAGCTTTATTCCAACATTTTCCTTTTAGAACAAATTTTAGTGGTTGGGCAATTGTAATTATTTATGAAGATAATAGTCTTCCCATTAACCAAATTAATCTATATGATGGTTTGGAGGGTTTACCTACTCAAATTGATTTTGTGTTAGATAATTTATTAATTACCAACAACTTAAATTCTAAAATTGGTTTTTTAGCTTGGGAAGGCGATACGGCTCATCAAAACAATGAAAACATCAGAATTAATGGCAATATTGTGGAAGAATTGCCTTTGAATCCGATGAACAGAATTTTTAATAGCACCAATACAATTACAGGAAGCTCCGATTTGTATAATATGGACATTGATGTTTTTACTTTAGATGAATTTGTGAACATTGGTGATACTTCGGCAAATTTAAGAATTACTTCTGGTGGTGATTTTGTATTGATTAATACTGTTTTAACCAAATTTACTACCGAATCCATCGATGCTACCATTGAAATTGACTGGGTTCAAGTTGAATGTGATAATCGGAAAATTGAAATTGACTATGCTGTTTACAATTTATTATCCAATAACCCGCTACCAATTAATACACCTATTGCAATTTATGCAAATGGTATTTTGGTCGGTACAACGTTTACTACGATTGAAATTACTCAAAATCAAAGCGAATCAAATTCTATAATTATTCAGATTCCTGACACAATTCCTTCTCCCTTTGAACTGACTTTTTCTGTGGATGACGTTGGCGATGGAACCGGAATTATTATTGAAACAAACGAAGAAAACAATGATTTCACTGTTGATGTTAATTTGTCAATTTCAACTTCATTGCCACCCATTGAACCCTTTAAATCTTGCAATATTGGTTTTGGAAGAGGTTCATTTAATTTAGAAGAATTAGCCAATCAATTAGCAGAAATATATGAAGATGAAATTAGTTTTCACGAAAACCTTTCTGATGCACAACTGGCAATCAATTCAATTTCTATACTTTCAAATTATCAATCTGAAACACCTAAAAAACTGTATATCAGATTAGAAACAAATCCTTGTTCATCAATAACTTCAGTTGATTTAGAAGTGAGAAATTGTCCACCAATCGTATACAACTTCATTTCAGCAAACGAAGACGGTTTTAACGATTATTTTTTTATTGACGGTTTGCGAAACATTTTCTTGAACTTTCAAATTGAAATTTACAACCGTTGGGGACATTTAATTTGGAAAGGAAATCAAAACACCGAAGATTGGCGTGGCGAAGTTTCAGAAGAAGTAAAATGGAATGGTGATATTTCGGCAGACGGAACCTACTTTTATTTACTCTTTCTAAATGATCCGGATTATCCAAAACCGCTGCAGGGATTTTTGTATATCACTTATTAA
- a CDS encoding glycosyltransferase family 2 protein encodes MTNQFTQDDLEIIISTMNQTSLDFLIPMFPMNHFSKFSILVINQTNKNSILSSEFESVKVVNSFEIGLSKSRNLGIKNASKPIIILTDDDVVFADDFVQKIINSFTNYPNQNIFRFQVQSLEKKFLRNYPTNFIKRLNKFEVLNTMSVELVFRKSVFDKTTILYDENFGLGAKFAIGEENSLLLDFKKESVTIGFIPEVLCYHDEKHSSAILSKHEIYYYSGAFFYRNFGSTYKFWILLKLFFELKQRKILFSVLSKLYKQAILGKNDYKKISN; translated from the coding sequence TTGACAAACCAATTTACGCAGGACGATTTGGAAATAATTATTTCAACGATGAACCAAACGTCGTTGGATTTTTTGATTCCGATGTTTCCGATGAATCATTTTTCAAAATTTTCAATTTTAGTGATTAACCAAACTAATAAAAATAGCATTTTGTCTTCTGAATTTGAATCGGTTAAGGTGGTTAATTCATTTGAAATAGGATTATCTAAAAGTCGTAATCTAGGTATAAAAAATGCATCAAAACCAATTATTATTTTAACCGATGATGATGTGGTTTTTGCAGATGATTTCGTCCAAAAAATCATCAATTCGTTTACTAATTATCCCAATCAAAACATATTTCGTTTTCAGGTTCAATCACTTGAAAAGAAGTTTTTAAGAAACTATCCAACAAATTTCATTAAAAGGTTGAATAAATTTGAGGTGTTAAACACGATGTCGGTAGAACTTGTTTTCAGAAAAAGTGTTTTTGATAAGACAACTATTTTGTATGATGAAAACTTCGGATTAGGAGCAAAATTTGCGATTGGAGAAGAAAATTCACTTTTGTTAGATTTTAAAAAAGAAAGTGTAACAATTGGTTTCATTCCGGAAGTTTTATGCTATCATGATGAAAAACATTCTTCGGCTATTTTAAGCAAACATGAAATTTATTATTATTCTGGAGCTTTTTTTTATCGTAATTTTGGCTCAACTTATAAATTTTGGATACTTTTAAAACTATTTTTTGAATTGAAACAAAGAAAAATTTTATTTTCTGTTTTATCAAAATTATACAAACAAGCAATTTTAGGAAAAAATGACTATAAAAAAATCAGTAACTAA
- a CDS encoding glycosyltransferase family 4 protein translates to MKILYISTRIDGSGGLQRSLSVRLNHLAKIGYEIYLLTTNSENLPIYFPLDKRIIQIDRQNVSDLFSYKKLIQTTYKEINPDLVIVTDNGLKGFLIPFLIPENAKTVYELHSTKDQLITDNNKLFGILGISKILISISSKKFNAFIVLSKNEARKWNLKNLYVIPNPITIPNSKQSSLQNKKVIFVGRLKLVKGVDFLIQIWDKVNQKHPDWTLEVYGEKFSEFDIQKTINEKGLGNSIFVHEPVSEIEEKYSEASIFLMTSRIEPFGLVLTEAMSCGLPCVSFDAPTGPSSIIENEHNGFLISCFDIELFSTKVIELIENENLRIQMGKNAKKSSEKYNREKIMQQWIMLYNKVIN, encoded by the coding sequence ATGAAAATTTTATATATTTCAACAAGAATCGATGGTTCGGGAGGACTACAACGAAGTCTTTCTGTTCGACTAAATCATCTTGCTAAAATAGGATATGAAATTTACCTACTAACTACTAATTCTGAAAATCTACCTATCTATTTTCCTTTAGATAAAAGAATCATTCAAATTGATAGACAGAATGTTTCTGATTTATTTAGTTACAAAAAACTAATTCAAACTACTTATAAAGAAATAAATCCTGATCTGGTTATTGTCACTGATAACGGACTCAAAGGCTTTTTAATTCCTTTTTTAATTCCCGAAAATGCTAAAACAGTTTATGAACTTCATTCAACCAAAGACCAACTTATTACTGATAATAATAAACTTTTTGGAATTCTCGGGATTTCTAAAATTTTAATAAGTATTTCTTCAAAAAAGTTTAATGCTTTTATAGTGCTTTCCAAAAATGAAGCTCGAAAATGGAATTTAAAAAATTTGTATGTGATTCCGAATCCGATTACAATTCCAAATTCAAAACAAAGCTCTCTGCAAAATAAAAAAGTTATTTTTGTTGGAAGGCTAAAACTAGTGAAAGGAGTTGATTTTCTTATTCAAATATGGGATAAAGTAAATCAAAAACATCCTGATTGGACTTTGGAAGTTTATGGAGAAAAATTTTCTGAATTTGATATTCAGAAAACAATAAATGAAAAAGGGTTAGGTAATTCTATTTTTGTGCATGAGCCTGTTTCTGAAATAGAAGAAAAATATTCCGAGGCTTCAATTTTTTTGATGACTTCTCGAATTGAACCTTTCGGACTGGTTTTAACAGAGGCGATGAGTTGCGGACTTCCTTGTGTTTCATTTGATGCTCCAACAGGGCCTTCATCAATTATAGAAAATGAGCATAATGGATTTTTGATTTCTTGTTTTGATATTGAATTATTTTCCACCAAAGTGATAGAACTCATTGAAAATGAAAATTTACGCATTCAAATGGGAAAAAATGCAAAAAAAAGTAGCGAGAAATACAATCGAGAAAAAATTATGCAGCAATGGATTATGCTTTACAATAAAGTCATTAATTAG
- a CDS encoding DegT/DnrJ/EryC1/StrS family aminotransferase, with protein MIKFFDLKKVNHRYETAFQEKLEQFMQRGWYILGDEGKLFEENFANYCKSKYCIGVGNGLDALVLIFKAYIELGKLQKGDEVIVPANTYIASILSILQADLVPVLVEPKLETYNLNPDLIADKITSKTKAILVVHLYGQLAEMDKIDGIAKQNNLLVIEDAAQSHGTELGVSSLEFGVRNAKAFSFYPSKNLGCLGDGGAVVTNDDDLNRIIRAMRNYGSEKKYVNDFIGINSRLDELQAAFLNVKLADLDDDNQKRREIASRYLAEIKNDKIVLPFYDGSTNHVFHLFVIRTENRNELQEYLKENGIETMIHYPIPPHQQKALKEFNSLSFPITEKIHREVLSLPMSPVLTEEEVSYVIQVINRY; from the coding sequence ATGATAAAATTTTTCGATTTAAAAAAAGTCAATCACCGGTATGAAACAGCTTTTCAGGAAAAGTTGGAGCAATTCATGCAACGCGGTTGGTATATTTTAGGTGATGAGGGTAAGTTGTTTGAAGAAAATTTCGCAAACTATTGTAAATCAAAATATTGCATTGGAGTTGGAAATGGTTTAGATGCATTGGTTTTGATTTTTAAAGCCTACATCGAATTAGGAAAATTGCAAAAAGGTGACGAAGTTATTGTTCCCGCAAATACTTATATTGCTAGCATTTTATCGATTTTGCAAGCCGATTTAGTTCCGGTTTTGGTTGAACCCAAATTGGAAACTTATAATTTGAATCCTGATTTAATTGCCGATAAAATTACTTCAAAAACCAAAGCCATTCTAGTTGTTCATTTATACGGACAATTAGCCGAAATGGATAAAATAGATGGCATTGCAAAGCAAAACAATTTGTTAGTTATTGAAGATGCTGCACAGTCGCACGGTACGGAATTAGGAGTTAGTAGTTTGGAGTTTGGAGTTAGAAATGCAAAAGCATTTAGTTTTTATCCTTCCAAAAATTTAGGCTGTTTAGGCGATGGAGGAGCTGTTGTTACCAATGATGATGATTTGAATAGAATCATTCGAGCGATGCGAAATTATGGTTCAGAAAAAAAATATGTCAATGATTTTATCGGAATAAATTCACGTTTAGATGAATTACAAGCCGCTTTTTTGAACGTAAAATTAGCCGATTTAGATGATGATAATCAAAAGCGAAGAGAAATTGCCAGTCGATACTTAGCTGAAATTAAGAATGATAAAATTGTGTTACCTTTTTATGATGGTTCAACTAATCATGTTTTTCATTTGTTTGTAATTCGGACAGAAAATAGAAATGAATTACAGGAATATTTAAAAGAAAACGGAATCGAAACCATGATTCATTATCCAATTCCGCCACATCAACAAAAAGCGTTGAAAGAATTTAATTCGTTATCTTTCCCAATTACAGAAAAAATACATCGTGAAGTGTTGAGTTTACCGATGAGTCCGGTGTTAACTGAAGAGGAAGTGAGTTATGTTATTCAAGTTATAAATCGATATTAA
- a CDS encoding gliding motility-associated C-terminal domain-containing protein translates to MMKLNFNCITFLLFFLFSIALSGQELSLYQQFNGRFDFTFIGNTLNTQENLGILNSPCIINTSSSAQLELQPDDTLEKAYLYWAGSGPGDFNVKLNNIDIVPDRTFNLTETFSGLIFFSAFKDVTEQVISTGNGEYTLSELDLSNIIPNYCPNATNFAGWAIIVVYQNDNLPINQLNVYDGLDYIGGGKLSLSFSLNSLNVIDNIGARIGFVAWEGDSSISVNETLRINGNILSNPPLNPANNAFNGTNSITGSNELFNMDLDIYEIQNFIQPGDQSAEIALTSGQDFVMINAVVTKLNSQVPDATIVIDDYILTCDSREITVDYTVYNLESTNPLPANTPIAIYANDSLIGTIATIDVIEVGESESNSIILQIPNEIPTVFELTFSVDDIGNGTGIVNEINENNNTDVEEISLLLLPEFTILEPIFSCNEGFSIGTFDLTSIENSLLIDFSNTITIHETLSEAETNQNSIINLSNYQANSGTILYIRIENEFCFSITTIELRTKNCPPTVYNFISANEDGFNDFFFIDGLRNIFLNFQIEIYNRWGHLIWKGNQNTEDWRGEVTEEVKWNGAISADGTYFYLLFLNDPDYPKPLQGFLYITR, encoded by the coding sequence ATGATGAAACTAAACTTCAATTGTATTACGTTTCTATTGTTCTTTCTATTTTCTATCGCTTTAAGCGGACAGGAATTAAGTCTTTATCAGCAATTTAACGGTAGATTTGATTTTACTTTTATTGGAAATACTTTAAATACTCAGGAAAATTTGGGTATTTTAAATTCTCCTTGTATCATTAACACTTCCTCTTCTGCTCAATTAGAATTACAACCGGATGATACCTTGGAAAAAGCTTATTTATATTGGGCGGGCTCAGGTCCGGGTGATTTTAACGTTAAACTCAACAACATTGATATTGTTCCCGATCGAACTTTCAATTTAACGGAAACTTTTTCCGGTTTGATTTTTTTTAGTGCATTTAAAGACGTTACAGAACAAGTAATCTCTACCGGAAATGGAGAATACACACTTTCAGAATTAGATTTAAGCAATATTATCCCGAATTATTGCCCGAATGCTACCAATTTTGCCGGTTGGGCAATTATTGTAGTCTATCAAAATGATAACTTACCAATTAATCAACTCAATGTTTATGATGGATTGGATTATATTGGTGGAGGAAAATTAAGCCTAAGTTTTTCACTCAACAGTCTCAATGTAATTGATAATATTGGTGCAAGAATTGGCTTTGTGGCTTGGGAAGGCGACTCAAGTATTTCTGTAAACGAAACCCTTCGTATTAACGGAAACATTCTGAGCAATCCACCATTGAATCCGGCCAACAATGCTTTTAACGGAACAAACTCCATCACCGGCAGTAACGAATTGTTTAATATGGATTTGGATATTTATGAAATCCAAAATTTTATTCAACCCGGAGACCAATCGGCAGAAATTGCACTAACGTCCGGGCAGGATTTTGTGATGATTAATGCAGTTGTAACGAAGTTAAACAGTCAAGTTCCTGATGCTACTATTGTGATTGATGATTACATTCTAACTTGTGATTCCAGAGAAATTACAGTTGATTACACTGTTTACAATTTAGAATCAACGAATCCGCTTCCAGCCAATACTCCAATTGCCATTTATGCCAATGATAGTTTAATTGGAACAATCGCAACTATTGATGTTATTGAAGTTGGCGAAAGTGAATCCAATTCAATAATTCTTCAAATTCCGAATGAAATTCCAACCGTTTTTGAATTGACATTTTCTGTGGATGATATTGGAAATGGAACAGGAATTGTGAATGAAATTAATGAAAATAACAACACTGATGTGGAAGAGATTTCACTTTTGCTTTTACCTGAATTTACTATTTTAGAACCGATTTTTAGTTGTAATGAAGGTTTTAGTATCGGAACTTTCGATTTAACTTCAATTGAAAATTCACTGCTTATTGATTTTTCTAATACCATCACCATCCATGAAACTTTATCGGAAGCCGAGACAAATCAAAATTCAATAATAAACCTGAGTAATTATCAAGCAAATAGCGGAACTATTCTTTATATACGAATTGAAAACGAATTCTGTTTTAGCATTACAACTATTGAATTAAGAACAAAAAACTGTCCACCCACAGTTTATAATTTTATTTCGGCTAATGAAGACGGCTTTAACGATTTTTTCTTTATTGATGGTTTGCGAAACATTTTCTTAAACTTTCAAATTGAAATTTACAACCGCTGGGGACATTTAATTTGGAAAGGAAATCAAAACACCGAAGATTGGCGTGGCGAAGTGACCGAAGAAGTAAAATGGAATGGAGCTATTTCGGCAGACGGAACTTACTTTTATCT
- a CDS encoding O-antigen translocase, with amino-acid sequence MKFLKDIVGAAWFKISSLNSFAILLRIGFGLVISKVLAIYVGPAGMALVGNLRNFQTSLESFSTLGFQNGIIKYTAQFKEDNEQFKKLISTVAITISLFILLLGVGLFIFREAITSYLFSSENEYEIIIKAVIFSLPFYGFSLFFTSLINGLEKYKKVVYISIIGNIIGFVFSLVLVFNYNVLGALLAMVLAPTTNFFIASFFIFKEIKFFQFIQLKFFDKRILKNLSSYSAMALFSAITGPMIYIFLRNHLIDTAGIDTAGFWESMSRISSYYMLFVSSLMSMYFLPQLAVSNEVETKLIFRNYFKTIVPVFFVGIVTIYVCKNWIISILFTTEFQPVSELFFWQLVGDFFKVCSWILALHFLAKRQTFAYFVTEIFSYSTLILVGYFAINHFDAEGAVLAHAVTYFIYFIMLLFYFRKRI; translated from the coding sequence TTGAAATTTTTAAAAGATATAGTCGGTGCAGCTTGGTTCAAAATATCCTCATTGAACAGCTTTGCTATACTTTTAAGAATTGGATTTGGACTAGTCATTTCAAAAGTGTTGGCTATCTATGTTGGTCCGGCCGGAATGGCTCTGGTTGGGAATTTGCGTAATTTTCAAACTTCTTTAGAAAGCTTTTCGACACTTGGTTTTCAAAACGGAATTATAAAATATACAGCACAATTTAAAGAAGATAACGAGCAGTTTAAGAAATTAATATCAACAGTAGCAATTACAATTTCATTGTTCATATTACTTTTAGGAGTCGGATTGTTTATTTTTCGAGAAGCAATAACATCCTATTTGTTTAGTTCAGAAAATGAATATGAAATAATCATTAAAGCCGTAATTTTTAGTTTACCATTCTACGGTTTTTCTCTTTTTTTTACTTCTTTAATCAATGGTTTAGAAAAATACAAAAAAGTAGTTTACATCTCAATTATTGGAAACATAATTGGGTTTGTGTTTTCTTTAGTTTTAGTCTTTAATTACAATGTTTTAGGAGCTTTATTAGCTATGGTTTTAGCTCCAACAACTAATTTTTTTATAGCTTCATTTTTTATTTTTAAAGAAATCAAGTTTTTCCAATTTATTCAATTAAAATTTTTTGATAAAAGGATTCTTAAAAACTTAAGTTCTTATTCGGCAATGGCACTTTTTTCGGCGATAACCGGACCAATGATTTATATTTTCTTACGAAATCACCTTATTGATACTGCCGGTATTGATACTGCCGGATTTTGGGAATCAATGAGTAGAATTTCAAGCTATTACATGCTTTTTGTTTCCTCGTTGATGAGTATGTATTTTTTACCACAGCTTGCTGTTTCAAATGAAGTAGAGACCAAATTAATATTTCGAAATTATTTTAAAACAATTGTTCCCGTTTTTTTTGTTGGAATTGTTACTATTTACGTTTGTAAAAACTGGATCATTTCGATTTTATTTACAACTGAATTTCAACCCGTTTCCGAATTATTTTTTTGGCAATTGGTAGGCGATTTTTTTAAAGTTTGCTCCTGGATTTTAGCCTTACATTTTCTGGCAAAAAGACAAACATTTGCTTATTTTGTTACTGAAATTTTTTCGTATTCTACATTAATTTTAGTAGGCTATTTTGCTATAAATCATTTTGATGCGGAAGGAGCAGTTTTGGCTCATGCTGTGACTTATTTTATTTATTTCATTATGTTGCTGTTCTATTTTAGAAAAAGAATTTAA
- a CDS encoding GNAT family N-acetyltransferase, giving the protein MQNYTIRKYTSADYQAWNDFINQAKNATFLFHRDFMEYHQDRFEDYSLIVENGIGWVAVLPANRVEDEVFSHQGLTYGGLVFKDDLKLEKVILIFKSLSKQLYENRINKLVLKEIPMIYCDFFSDEMKYILFLVEAKLIKRDTLAVIDLSKEIPIAKNRIEGVNRGIKNQLIIKEENDFSVFWNTILIPNLMNKHNAKPVHTLEEIQFLKSKFPSNIRQFNVYKENELIGGTTIFESKNVAHSQYISANSFKNEYGTLDYLHHYLITEIFRNKKYFDFGISNEEQGKKLNGGLSYWKESFGATTLTQDFYEVQTKNYSKLEEVII; this is encoded by the coding sequence GTGCAAAATTATACGATAAGAAAATATACTTCAGCCGATTACCAAGCATGGAATGATTTTATCAATCAAGCCAAAAACGCCACTTTTTTGTTTCATCGTGATTTTATGGAATACCATCAAGATCGATTTGAGGATTATTCATTAATTGTTGAAAATGGAATAGGTTGGGTGGCCGTTTTGCCAGCAAATAGAGTAGAAGATGAGGTTTTTTCGCACCAAGGTTTAACGTATGGCGGATTGGTCTTTAAGGATGATTTGAAGCTTGAAAAAGTAATTTTAATTTTTAAATCACTTTCAAAACAACTGTATGAGAACAGAATTAATAAATTGGTTTTAAAAGAAATACCAATGATTTATTGTGATTTTTTTTCAGATGAAATGAAATATATTTTATTTTTAGTTGAAGCCAAATTGATTAAAAGAGATACGCTTGCTGTTATTGACTTGTCAAAAGAAATACCAATAGCAAAAAACAGAATAGAAGGTGTAAACCGAGGAATAAAAAATCAATTAATCATTAAAGAAGAAAATGATTTCTCAGTTTTTTGGAATACTATTTTGATTCCTAATTTAATGAATAAACATAATGCTAAACCAGTTCATACATTAGAAGAAATACAGTTTTTAAAAAGTAAATTCCCTTCAAACATAAGACAATTCAACGTTTATAAAGAAAATGAATTAATTGGCGGAACAACAATTTTTGAAAGTAAAAATGTAGCTCATTCACAATATATTTCTGCCAACTCTTTTAAAAATGAATATGGAACATTGGATTATCTTCATCATTATTTAATTACTGAAATATTTAGAAATAAAAAATATTTTGATTTTGGAATTTCCAATGAAGAGCAAGGGAAAAAATTAAATGGCGGACTTTCGTATTGGAAGGAGAGTTTTGGAGCTACTACTTTAACGCAAGATTTTTATGAAGTTCAAACTAAAAATTATTCCAAATTAGAGGAAGTAATTATATGA